The Mesorhizobium sp. INR15 region ACCGCCGATGAACGCGGAGACGACGAGATATTCGACGAGATGCACGCCGAAACCCATCCATACGGCCGTGGCGGCCAGCAGCTTGGCGTCGCCACCGCCCATGCCGCCCATCGCGAACAATCCGAATGTCACAGCGAGGACCAAGCCGCCAGCGGCGAAATGCCAGCCATAGGCTGCCCATTCCATCCCAGTCAGCGGCGCGACAAGGGCAAAGACAACGACAAGCAGGACGGGTACGCGATTGGCGATCGTCATCGACAGCATGTCCGAGATCGCGGCAAAGAGCATGCAGAACGGAAACACAACAAAAATCAGGGCTTCAAGCATCGTGCCGTGCCTTTGGTCCAATTCCACCTAGCGCAAACTAGGCATATTTGATTAACGATCGATGAGGCCGGGAACAAATGGCGCCCGATACGAAAAGCTCGGAACAAACAAACAAGGGCCGCCGAGGCGGCGGCCCTTGTTTTGGATATAAGCTGATCGCTCAGCGAAATCGAGATTGACGCCGTTACTTGGCGTTGTTCAGCGTACCGCCGATGGCCGTGAACTTCGCGTTCAGCGCATTACCAAGCGTGCTTGCGCCGGTGATGATGGCGAGCGCGATGAGAGCGGCGATCAGACCGTATTCGATGGCGGTCGCGCCGGATTCGTCCTTAACGAAACGTGCAAAAAGGTTAGACATTCGAGAGCTCCTACTCCACGTGTTACAGCACTTCCGTCAACTTCTCTTGGTGGTTGATCGGATACTGCCAATCTAGGGAGAAGCTCTTTCGATCGGCTTAATAAACAGCCTTACCGATTCCTTTCCCGGTTCGAACATATTGCGTGGTTAACCCCATGCTAAATGCTGACTTGTCGTCCGCCTGGCGCGCCAACGGCAAGGAACGGCCCGATTCCGGAGCTCGTGATGCTGGCGAAGATCGTTCCGGACGGCAACGATACCGGCTCCGGTGCAATCGGCTGATGGTTTCCGCTTAACCGTTGGTTCACCAATCTCGTTCATGTTCCGTGAACAATATGCTTCCAGGGAGCACCGCGATGGCCGGGCCAAGATCGTCTATTCTGATTGCCGTGCTTCTTTCCGCCACGGCCCTCGTCGTGCCCGCCAAGGCTGGCACCGGCATCGAAGTCACCATGAACCAGGCGAAAATCGTCAAGCTGTCGCGCGCCGCCGACACGATCGTCGTCGGTAACCCCGCCATCGCCGACGCCGCCGTCCAGGACGCTTCGACGATCGTGCTGACTGGCAAAGGGTTCGGCGTCACGAATCTCGTTGTCCTGGATCCGGAAGGCAGCCCGATCATAGACGAGCAGATCACCGTGGTACGGCAGGATGCCTCGTCGGTGCGCATCTACCGGCGTGCCGAAATACAAACCATGTCCTGCACGCCCTATTGCGAAAGCTCCTACAAAAGCGACGCGGAGAAATCCTCCGAAACCGAGATGAGCGTCAGCCACTAGGGATTCAAGGCTATTGTTCCTATACGAGAACGCGCTCCAGGTTAGCAGCTGGTTAATTCGCGCGCGCTGACTTTAACGATCATCCACACCGGACTTCAATCGGTTTGCGCTAATACTCCTGTCGAGACCGCAGCAGGATCGGCATATGAACAGGAAATTCGGCTCCCACGACGACCAGGCAGCAGGACCGGCAGGATTCTTCGCCCGCTTCCTTCGCGACAAGAAAGGCAGCACCGCGCTGGAATTCGCCTTGCTCGCATTGCCGTTCGCGCTTCTCGTCTTCGCCATTCTGGAAAGCTGCATATCCTTTGCCGGCCAGGAAGTGATGGCCAACGTCACCGACGACATCGCGCGGCAGTTGCGTACCGGCCAGATAAGGCAAGCCGATGCTACCCCTGACAAACTGGGGCCGCTCATCTGCGGCAAGCTGATTATCGTCCCG contains the following coding sequences:
- a CDS encoding prepilin peptidase: MLEALIFVVFPFCMLFAAISDMLSMTIANRVPVLLVVVFALVAPLTGMEWAAYGWHFAAGGLVLAVTFGLFAMGGMGGGDAKLLAATAVWMGFGVHLVEYLVVSAFIGGLLTLAILAYRKSPLSDFAGNNPFLRHFADDATGVPYGIALGIGGLLTYPDSPLMVWALKTLAG
- a CDS encoding Flp family type IVb pilin — translated: MSNLFARFVKDESGATAIEYGLIAALIALAIITGASTLGNALNAKFTAIGGTLNNAK
- a CDS encoding pilus assembly protein N-terminal domain-containing protein, with amino-acid sequence MAGPRSSILIAVLLSATALVVPAKAGTGIEVTMNQAKIVKLSRAADTIVVGNPAIADAAVQDASTIVLTGKGFGVTNLVVLDPEGSPIIDEQITVVRQDASSVRIYRRAEIQTMSCTPYCESSYKSDAEKSSETEMSVSH
- a CDS encoding TadE/TadG family type IV pilus assembly protein, coding for MNRKFGSHDDQAAGPAGFFARFLRDKKGSTALEFALLALPFALLVFAILESCISFAGQEVMANVTDDIARQLRTGQIRQADATPDKLGPLICGKLIIVPTDCTTSLVVDLHEYQTFADAATASFTITNKALVISQGTNAQDFSGKPEARNMLRVFYKWPVMTDFMAASMANLAGGKTLHFASVTWQAEPYNN